gggtgatgagaatATTCTGAAATTAGTGATGGTTGCAGAACTCTGTtgtctactttatttatttttggctgtgttgggtcttcgttgctgcatgcgggctgtctctagttgcggcgagcgggggctcctcttcgttgcggtgcgcgggcttctcattgcggtggcttctcttgttgcggagcacgggctgtaggcgtgccggcttcagtagttgtggcacgtgggctcagtagctgtggctcgtgggctctagagcgcaggctcagtagttgtggcacacgggcttagttgctccgcggcgtgtgggatcttcccggtccagggctcgaacccgtgtcccctgcattggcacgtggactcttaatcactgcaccaccagggaagtcccaggctgtTACTTTTTTGAAAAGAGGTGACAGGGGCTCTGGCAGAGAAGACAGGATTTAGACCCCACGTGGGTCCAGGGTTGGCTGCGAACCCAAAGCATGGCAGGGAGGGACACTAGCGGACTACCGGCATGGGGGGCTGTGGTGGCCATAAGCCTTGCTTCCCAACCACAGGTTAGGGAAGAGGGTCCTAAAAGCCCCAGCTGGGGACCCGGCgcctgggcccccagcccaggTGGAGCAGCTGGAACTACAGCTGGGCCAGGCAACCGTGGTGTGCTCGGCCCAGGTGGTAGGTAAGTCCCCTCCCCGTCAGCATCCCCGCGTCTCTGCTCTTGAAGCTCTCCCTCCTGGGCGGGGCGAAGGCAGAGCCTCTCAGCTCCTGCCAGCACAGACAAGGTACCCCCAAAGATGCTCTGATTATCCCCAAGGTTCTCTggcctggggtggtggggggagcagAGAAGGGGCGAGTGCTGACAGGACGGCAGCACTCTCAAACGGTTCCCGCAGATGTGGACAGTCCTGAACTCTGCCTTGGGCTGCAGACTCTGCTCTCTCTCAAGGTAAGGAGGATGCTCCTGGTGGCACCCACACCCAGGGCCTGACCCCGAGGGCTGGGGAAAAGAGGTAGCGGTCACGGGTGTGGAAGCACGGGCCAGGCTCCGATGAGAAGGACTTGGAGATGTGGAATTTCACCCTCGATGCTTAGAGGttccttatttttgaaaaatatggagAACCGGGTCCCTCCGTGATGGCGGAGGAAACAGGGAGGAGAAAAGAGCAGGGTGCTGTGGGAAGGCGGAGGGGAACAAAGCAGCGTGGCTGGGAGAGGggttacctgcccaggtgagctcatCGTCCCCCAACCCCACAGTGCGGCATTGACCTGGAGCACCGCGTGCTGCGGCTGAAAGCCCCCTTCCCTGAGCTGCCCTTCCTGCCTTTGCACCAAGAGCCGGACCAGTGACCGCTGCCCCGGATGGTCCCCAGGGGAAAGCTCCTTGCCGGAAGGGAAGAGCCATGGGGGGATGGGGCATGACTAGAGCCAGGTAGCTGGGACAGCTGGGCCTGTCCCTCTTGTCACCACCCTGGCCCCTTTCCCACTTCCCAGTCTGCCACACTGCTCTGCTCCACagcacctgccccaccccccggGAGGAGTGTTCCCTGGAGAGGGCCCGCGATCTCAGGGTTCTGGTTTCCCCGTTCTCTCTCATCAACCCCCGTCCCAAGAGCGGAGCTAAATCAGGACTGCAGAAAAGGACATCAGCAGAGCGGGGTCCTGGTTGGGCCCCTGGCACAGCACGGGGTGGCCCGAGTCCAAGGCTGCAGCCTGCCGCAGGCCCCTGCCTGCCCCGTCCACCCCGCACACCGTCGAGGCCTTGACTCCGCGTGGCTCGCCTCACAACTagcccgccccctccccggcccgGGCCCCTGGCCCTGCTGTGTCCACTTCTCTGGTGTGCGCACAGCTGCGCGGGAGAGAAGCGGTCACCACAACAGTAGAGGAATGCCTGGCCTACGAGGGCCGGGGGTTCCTTCATCGGCTGCCTCTTCTGGGGCTGCAAACGTCTGAAGCCAGTTATTATTTGATGCCCTGCGCAAACCTTGGGTAAACCTCTACTATTTACTCCAAATACGTACCCTCCACCTGCTTCCTCACCCACTGGGTATGTGTGGAGAGCCCTGTGGGGAACTGCCCCCCAAGGCAGACAGGATGGTGGCGTTGCCAGGACCCAGACTTAACCTGACCAATATTCCTACTTATTTCTAGAACTATCCACTTCATTAGACCTTCTTCCCACCCCTCATCTCTGGCCTCCTGAGCTTGAGCTGGTTTTTTCTGGCATCAGTGGCTACCCAACCCCCCCCACCCGGCCCCGAGTCCAGCAAAGACACAAGGAGGCTTTGCTACCTTCCCTGTGAAGAGCCCAAACCTCAAAGGGCCAGGCCCCCGGGTGCCTTTCTGGCTGGTTTGAGTCTCTCATATGTTGGATTTAGGGGGAGAGGAAGACAGTGGTGTAACTAACCTGACCAGGGGACTAGGACACTCGGGTCGGAGTCAAAACCCTGAGCCTGGAGTAGATTAGATCTGAGCAGAACCAGGATGTGCCGTGAGCCCTGGCCATACCTTTCTCGGCTGAGTCCTCTGcacccagaggagaggagaggggctcaCCGGCACAGGTGTGAGAGTGCGCTGGCCCCTCTGGCCGTGCTCCTCGACCCCTGCTCTCCCGGGCCTCTCCCTGTCCCCCTCCCTTCTGCCTCCTTTGCTTCTGCAGTTGCAGACCCAGGCCCAAGGAGGCCCTCAGCTCAGTGGCTTCTCCATTTGAATAAACACCTGTTTGTCCTAGCTAGCGTCCGCCTCTGCTTCTCAGACACTGAATGATCACTCTGCCCTTGCCCCCTTACAGAAGGAAATGTGAAGGGGGACATTCCCTCGGGCTGACGCCTCCGGCTGGGCTCACTATAACTGACAGCAGGGGCTTTCCAACTCCTCTGAACACAGCTCAGCAGGAAGTGTATTCTACGTCGCACTCAGTACACACACGTGCACGGACACATACAAGTATAACAAAACAATCCTTCCCTACACGTGAGCAACATACTCCCGTATTTTTTGTCCTACTTAGTCTattctatctcatttatttaaaaaaattgccgACCACAACCCAACAAAGGATCGCAACCTACAATTCGAAAACCACTGATTCAGAGCACAGGAATCAAGAGAAGAAGGGATATAAACGGCCCAGGGTATCGTTCTGATCGTGGCCTGGACTGTAAACCTGCATCAGACTTTAAAATCATGAGGGCGGACGAccaatacacttacaaccatccTGCTTCTCACTCCAGCGCAGTGTCCAGTTTATTACGTGAGATGTCCCTCGCTCTACTATAAAGTAGGCTTCGCGTTAGGTGACCTTGCCCAGCTAGAGGctgatgtaagtgttctgagcacgtttaacaCAGGGTAGGCTAAGCTGTGACGTTCGGTAGGTGAGGTGTGGGAAATGCATTTTCAgtttacaatattttcaacttacgatgGATTTATGAGGGTGAAACCCATCATAAGTCAAAGATCTGTGGTTCGCCATTCGTGTAACAATCACTGACGTCAGTGACCTGGAGCCGTGCCACAAAAGATGGAACTTGGGGGTGGGTCCTCACTGCCATCGCGCCACTGGCCCCAAAGTCTGGCTGGGGAGCAGCGAGAGATCTGTAGTCCCTCCTCACAAACAAGTCTGTTTCCCACACAACAAGAGTGGGGagctctggggagggggcagtgccTACCGGTGTGATGGGCGAGGCACACAAGGAAAGGGGCAGAGGGGGCAGTGCCTACCGGTGTGATGGGCGAGGCACACAAGGAAAGGGGCAGAGGGGACAGTGCCTACCGGTGTGATGGGCGAGGCACACAAGGAAAGGGTCAGAGGAGCAGCTCGTCTCCTCCTTCACCAGAAAGACCATGAGGTCTACAGTTCCCAGTCCCCCTAGGGTTGCCGCCATCCTTCCTCTATAATGTGCGCTCCCTGTCTTGCAAATACCATGGACAGCTTGCGGGGTGGGGAGGTTCAGAAGGGTCCCGTTCAGCCAAGACGGCCGGTCCAGCTAGGAGGGATCGCAGAGGCCTGGGGAGGCACACTGTGGTGGCCCATCCGGATGGTAGAGGGTTTGATGAAGCAGGGCCCGGGCGGCGGGGAGGTCGTCAGGGTCTGCGGGCAAGAGGGGCTGGTGGGTCTGCTGGGACTTGGCCTCCCGCAGCAGCCCCGCCCCCaggactcccccacccccagctcctgcagcagccccgcccccaggactcacccacccccagctcccgCAGCAGGCCGCAGAACTCCGGCTCAGCCTCTAGCACTTTGAGCAGGTTGGTGGACTCCATCCGCTCCAGCTGCACCTCCCAGTACACGTAGATCTTCTGATTGAAGGTGACGTACACGAGGCAGGGGCTGTTGCAGCCCCCTTTGCAGGCGtagaggcctgggggaggggtggcggggGTACGAGAAAAAGGTCGGGGAGGTTCATGCCCGGCGCGGGCGGCATCCGTGTCAGCAGTTTCTACCCGCCCGTGGACGCCAAGCAGAAAACTAAAGGccctctttctgtttcttccttgctgGGAACTCAGTAAAGCAGGTAAAACGTAAAATATCTGGCCCATTCCAGATACGGAGAACCACAGTAACAAAGCCCAGGCAGGACAGTGTCCTAGGAGGTGACACGTGCTGGTTTCCCATCTCAGTGACAGCCCCAGGGTAACGCGGGGCGGCTTCTCCTGGGTGGTGATCCCTCTTCCCAGGTCACTGCAACGTGGCACCAGCGCGTCGTTCAAGTGTTACCATTTCAGTGACCAGAGACACCCCCAAGGGAGTTAACGCTGCTTCCCAAGGTCCCCGATTTGGAACTAAGAGAATGGAACTTGGAGAACAGTCTTCAGAGTCCTGACATGTTCAGATGGGGAGGAACTTTCCCATATCTCCACACAGCAGGCAGACAAGAACTCATccgactctttctttttctgaacaaCCTGCCCCCCACATCTGATCCTTTAAAATATCCAAAGATAGACACCTCACTGTCTTTTATCTCCTCTCAGTTAAAACTGTAAAGATGGCAATCTGGTACCCACTCACACCCTCTAACGGAAGAGCTGAAGAACTCGTTTGTTTACGAAGACTTGTGTCAGGGGCCGCAGTGAGAGTGGAAGCAAGGGGGACAGGTGTGCTTAGCAAGGGGCGCAGGGCAGGGTCCCACCTGCACAGAAGGCACGGACGTTCTCGTCCACCTGGAAGCGCACGACGGTGCGGTTGTGATCAATGATGTACGTCTGTCCGTCCCAGGCACAGGCGACCACCTCCTCGTGCCCGTTGCCCTGAAAAAGGCCAGAGACAGGGATGCAGGGGTGGCCAGGAgccgttttattttattttttcaatttatttatttttcgctgcgttgtgcttttgttgctgcgcgcgtgctttctctctagttgcggcgagcgggggctcctcttcgttgcggtgcgtgggcttctcattgcggtggcttctcttgttgtggagcacgggctctaggcgcgcgggctgcagtagctgtggctcgccggctctagagcgcaggctcagtagctgtggcgcatgggcttagctgctccacggcacgtgggatcttcccagaccagggctcgaacctgtgtccccggctttggcaggcggatttgtaaccactgcgccaccagggaagtccccaggagcTGTTTTAGAAAGGCTTCCTGACCGGGTGGATGAAATTACGGGAGCTGTGGACTCGGCTCCGGGTGACAAACAGCTGGGAAGGCAAACCCCCTGCACTTCTCACCAAACACGTCCCGGCACCTGGCACCAGAGGGGGCTGCCGAATGAGCCACCCCCCCGAGAGTGCTCGCGACAGCCCTAAGTAGTAGGCAACGTCACTCCCATTTTATATTGAGGCAGTGCCAGCttacagaaacaaactcactCACGCAAGGCCACCCGGCcgggaggtggcagagctgggactcaaagcCAGGCCTGTCCTGACCTGACCTCAGAGCCTCACGCCTCTTCTCCTAGACCCTCAAGCGGGCACAACGGCCGCATCAGCGCAGCCCCACCTGCCGACCCAGGGGCCACAGCTCTGGTGAACACACACTCGTGTGCGGACATCTGCAGATGGGCGAGCAACTCAGTTCTGGACCCTAAGAACAAGTTGCTTCTCTTTAGAGCCATCGGCTCTGCTGAAATGGGAGCTTCCCCAGCGGCACAGAGAACAGCGCTGAGCCCGTGGAGTGAGGGGAGCTCGGGCGCCAGGCCTGTCTAGGGAGCCTTGAGGTAAAGGCGGAGTCGGCTGAGAAGGGAGAGTGGCCCCCATGGGCCCCCACGCACCGTGACGTCCAGTTTCTCGAGGGCGAAGAGCTGGTGGTCCACCTGCACCGACCACAGCAGCTTGTCCGCCTCCTCCGTGAGCTTCAGCGTCCCTGTGGGGAGAGGCGGCCGGGCTGGGGGCAGAACCCTGCGCAGACCCCGGGCACACCACTGCCCACCCTGCACGGCCCACGGCTGACCCGAGGGACTCACCAtccagggtgcagagggcaaagaggcCCGAGGCGCCGCTCTTGGGGCTGCGGCCTGCGGGCGCAGAGGGAGGGGCGGTAGAAGGACCGGAAGAAGGAAACGCGGAAGGCAAGGCtgtacctcccctcccccttcacccctgcacctcccgccccgccccgccccacctcgCTTGATGTTGCCGATGAGGTGAGTGGAGACGTTCTTGTTGTGGATGCGGCCGGACGTCTGGTGCAGCACGACGTCTCGGGCAGCGGGGGTCTCCCTGGGTGGGGGACGGCGGCTAAGTGGGAGCCCAACAGAGCTTGGCTCTCCGGACCCGCGTGGGCCCCATCTCTGTGCGAGCTTCCAGGACGCGAATCAGCTGGGAGACCTATCGCCCACCCCACCTGGGCCAGTGGGCAAGTCGAGAGAGAGGGACGGAGCTGCCAGGCTGGAATCTCAGAACCTCTTCCAGTTGCTGCGTCAGGGTCAGGATTCCCTGGGTCCCGAAATAACCTTCCTTAATGGGGCAGAGGTGCTTGTGCCGGGACCCAGCTGAAGCTGCTCCAACCACAGACCCATCCACGGCTGTGGGCGCCCACCTCGCTGCCAGGCACCCCACCATCCACAGGCCCGCCCCCCTTACCTAGTACCCTCCTCGGGCCCCTCAGAGGTGGGAGGCGGCCCAGGGTCTGTGTTCCAGGTACACAGCAGAATCGCGTAAGCACAGCCTGGCTGAGATACCATTAGCTCAGGAAGACCCATGGGCCCTGGAGTCACCGAGAGACTGTCCACCTGCACCAGAGAATAGGGGCTTAAGGGAACTGCTGGCGAGAGAAAGGGGAAAGCCTGCAGAGgacgggggtgggcaggggccctGGGACATGTCCTCAGCCTTCCAGGGCAGCAGCAGGGGGAAGTGCAGCGTCCACGGGGCTCCTGCTGGTGCCACCCTCTCCACAGGGAGCACCTGCGCTCCCGCGGCGCGGATACCGACGCGACACACCCACCATCACATCCCTAATTCTTAGCGCAAAGTTCCTTCCTGTCGGCCTGTTACTGGCCATCTCCCCTAAGACCCTGATTCGAAGTGATCTCCTCTGGGTCTCTGTCAACAAGGTGgttttccctccttcccaccctgagccccagccccCGCCTGTTCTCCCACAAGCCCCCTCCAGGAGGGAGGTCCATCCTGCTCCTGGGCTGTGGCCCCCACGCTCAGCCTCTCACCTGACCCTCCAGCATCCACTTCTTGAGTGACACCAGCTGCCCTGTCAGATGCTCGGTGCCATCACCCAGGTCCTCCCAGCGGAAAGCCCGGACTACGCGGTCTGTGTAACCCACCACCAGCTCGCAACAGCCATCGCCATCTGTGGATCCAGAAAATGAGACGAGTTTGGAGCCAAACCTGTCTTCGCCAGCTGCAGTCCTACAAGCacgccctcctccccgcccctctAGCACCACCGCCACTGGCACTGGTTATCAGGTTCGACCTCGGGCCCCCCTGCCGAGCTGCCACGTCACCCCTTGAGCCAGGCACCCGTTCCCCTGCCTGCTCTTGCACCCAGAGCCACACAGCTGCCTCGCAGGGCCGGTCGCTTCTTCCCCCGGGTACACGACTCGAGTGCCCTGGTGCACCCATATCCCTACCAGCACCTTTGAGACAGCCTCTGGCCCAAGTACCAGCCCCATATCCAAGCGGCTCACTCTCTTGCAACCTTGAGCTGTTGATCAGCTGTCCCCTTCTCGGCAGGGACTCCCCTGACAACTCCACTTAGAACAGCCAACTCTACCTCAACACCCTCCAGCCCCTTTCCGTGGGTGATCGCCCCCATGGCACTTACTACTTTCGAATATACTATTTAATTTTCTTACCACATTGCtagtgtttattttctgtcccttCCTAGTAAAGGTCCAAGAGGGCAGtcacttttgtctgttttattcactattGCAATCCCAGTGCCCGGAACGATGCCTGGTTTATAACGGGAGCTCAGCAGCCTGGCGTTAAATGCATGACAACTGCCCCAACACTGATGAGACCCCTGGCTCCCTCAAGATCTGCTCTGTTGCCCCTTGACTCCTATTCCCTGGCTGCCTGCAAGACAGCCACGCCCACCGATGTCGCTGATCAGCATGACCTTGGTGTTGGCGGGGATGTGCTGCTTGAAGACTGGGCGCTGCTCCTCCCCGCCGAGGGTCTCGTGGTGCCCAGAAGCATCCAGGGCCTTAGTGGGCGTAAGGTCACACAGGTGAAACCAGCCCTCGGCACTCACGGCCACCACCAGGTTCTGGGAGAGACAGAGGTAGAGGAGGGGGCTGGTCGTCAGAGCACAGGAGTCAGGGATGGGCCGAGGGAAACCCGCAGCACCCTGGGCTTCCTACCTTTCCTTTATTACACACATCTCCAACCCCGACGCACGTGAGctgcaaaagaagaaagaggggctCAGGGGGACACGCTAAGGGTCCCCAGTGCTCCCTAACCTCTGTGAAGCACggagcgggcttctcatcaccGTCATTCACTGAAAACTCCTGCGCACGCCCCACATCGAGAGGCCGGGCTAATCCCGTTACTGTGCTCTGGGTCCAGTTCACCAGACAGCAGTGTAAGGACCTGGGGTAGTGAAGACAACTTGggcttaaacaaaacaaaaactacatcAATAGAGCCGGACTATCATACTTCTAGACGTATTCAAATGACTGCCCCCATTTTCTACTACACTTCGTACGATCAGACAACCTCAGCAGATCCACGAAGAACTAAGGGAGTCACTGCACCGCATAAGATGAAAACCAGCCGGCTGTGTGTGGGCATGACATCTGGGaagcctgggggcttccctccGATTCAAATGAACCCTTAACCAGTAGCTGGCGACCTCGGACACGCTGGGGAGCTCATGCGTGGGGCCCAGCCTCGACAGTCCCTGGGCAGGAGGGGTCCCTTCCCCCTGGAGACCCAGGGAGCTGAATACTGACCATTCCCTGGCAGGAGCAGGTGAGCCACGGCCGGCTGTCATCGTTCTTATACACGGACAGCTTTCCACTGGTGTCTCCCACCACCAGTTCATTTAACTTcaaatggagagagaagagagggttaGGCTGGGGTCCTGCCGAGCCACTCAAGCCCTTCTCGACTGGGCCCACTCTGCGGAAGTCACGAGACCTCAACCTGCACCGTCATCAACTTTATTAGCAAGGTTTCGAGACCAACACAGTCACCGTCTCCCAGGTTCCTTATCTCCAGTTAGGGCTATGTGTGTGTTGAGGGCAGGGCAGGTTAGAGACGGGCCAATACAGGATCTGTGCTCCGTCTCAGAAAAGTCTGACATCTGAACAGCTCAATGCCCCACACGCCTGCTTTCGGCGCTTCTAATTTGTCTTTACGCATGGGACACGTTAGGAAAATGACCCCAAATACGTAACCTTTGGAGAATTTAACTTCAGAGCTCATATTTAATCAGGGGCCAAATAAAGACAACGTCAGCTCTGGGGTCCTCCCTCCCCTGGCAAGGCCTTTCGACGTTGGTGCGTCTGAGTGAACACAGTTGGCGGAGGTGCCGGAGGGGCAGCATCCCAGCTCTGGGCCTCTGGTGCCCCCTAGTGGTGGCTAAGCTCCCAGGAGGGTCTGGAGCCTCTTCGCCGTTTACATGTGGGCTCCCCATTTCCCAATGGTTCCTCAAAGGCTGGCCGCCCTTTCAAGGGGCTAACGATGATAGCCAGCTGGCTCCAAATGCCATTTCCAGAAATACTTTCATGATTCCTTCTTGGGGGGACAGCTAACACCCCTTCCTGTCCTCAGAGTGAATATTAGATTCTCaagagatttaattttaaaggcaACAAAGACATAACAGatcaacagtaagaaaaaatgagaaacaaattgGGGTTTATTAATAATGATTTGAAGCtcacatttattatattttaatagttaCGGCAGTTTCTGGTGGGGACACTAGATAACAGAAGCATAAAACAAGTTTATCTATTTACATCAAACCCTCTGCACCCTGGAGGACTTCTGCAGACACACAGGAAAGGCTGAATAGCGCAGAGCCTCCGAGCGCGGCTGCCTGAATTTGAATCCAGCCCTCTACGCCTGAatcttttcatctataaaacgAGGATCACAGGACTATCCACCTCATAAGGTTGCCGTGAGAACCGAGCTAACGGAGGGAAGCATCTAGAAAGGTGACTGACAAACAGCAAGAATAACAGGGGGTTTTCAGCTTCCAGTTAAATGCCTCCAAGGCTTGGGGATCTCAGCATCTTTCACACAATTCACTCTTTTTCTatacattcattcaataaatgccaCAGTCCATAGTGGGCCCTCGATAAATGTTTACTTAATGAcaaattaaggattttttttttaacaaagaaaaatcagaatgaaAGAGAATGCCCAGTCAACCCTTGAGTTTTCAGGGAAAGCTGAACAACCCGTTAGGGGCCCAAAGACAAATGCCACAGATCCACAGTTGTACAACTGCTGAGAAGGACCTCAGTTTAACAAGGGCACAGACGaaggaataaaactgtaaaacagcGTGGTGAGTGCAGTGAGTGAGTAGATACAACTCAGTAGGCGACCCGGACGAGCACAATTCCGGGGTTGCCCATCTGCTCCCCAGCACTTCTGCTCCTCTGTGGTCCATCCCGGCTCTGGCCTCTGGAGGTTACTCAGTGACACTAAAGAACCCCGGCTGCAGAGTACCCCTTCAGTCAGAAATGCTACCAGAGAAAGGAAGTGTGCTCTTTCTGTGACCTGCGTCCCCCTTCTAGACACCGTCTCCCCACTGGTTCCGTGGGGTTCTCGAGGGTGTGTATTCTATCCCTGGCTTCTCCCTCTGACTTAGCAGGAAATAAATTACTCGCAAATAACTTTAGGTTACTGGTTTAATGGGATGAAATAAGTCTTTTTCCTGCCCCAAATCTCCAAAGGCTGGCCTGGAGAATCAGTAACAAAATTTCTATCCATACTCATGCAGGCTGAGTGTACCACACCTGAGTAGTAGCCAACTACCTCACCTACTTGCCCTTCtttcaattatatttattaataacagGCAAAACCCTTCAAATTGCTTTGAGATACATAATGACATTTGCCTTTAATAACAAccctcatttattcaacaaacatttactgagtgcctactatgtcccaggcactaAGTAttgggaatacagcagtgaaaaaaagtttttaaaattcctatcCTTACAGAGCTTACAATGCTTACaactaaggtttaaaaaaaaaagaggtagggaattctctggcggtccagtggttaggactccacgctctcactgccgaggcccaggttcaatccctggtcggggagctaagatcccacaagctgcacggcacacCCACgccttccctcccccccccaaaaaagtagcGTGATATACCTAATATTGCAGAACTGAGTGTGCAATTCCCTTAGAAAAGTACAATTGCCAAAAAAAGCTGACACTGTGAAGCTAGGAAAAAAAGGCACGTGTGCCCTTTTAAACAATcaggtaaaatagaaaataacgcACATCTAACGTCACTGCGTTaatgtactattttaaaatgCCTCCCTTGATTGTCTCATAAAATTATACTGCTGAGCATATGAAGAAACGAGAGAGCCCAGAAAACATAACACAAATTTATGGGAATAACTTTTTCCTCCCTAGACAGGATAGAGCCAAGAGGCCTCATAAAATACTTTTTCCGTCACAGCGCAAaggaggctgggggcggggttggggggtgagTGATGGGGACGTTTTAGCCCGAATTTTTTTTCCCTGGGAAGAGAGCACAGACAAGTTAGGGAGGTGTGGATGAGATGTGAGGGAGGCAGAGAAGCGACGGGGGCAGAGGGTAGGAGAGGAGAGCAACCATGTGCTTTGCATGCACACCCTCGAGGACCCCACGGAAGCCTGGCGACACCAGTGGGGAGACAGTCTCTAGAAGGCGGACGCAGGTCACAGAAAGAGCGCACTTCCTTTCTCTGTCAGCTTTTCATATGAAACTGAgattatggaaaaaaatgtccCACACCATCAACGGCCACCGTTCCCTTGGATGCTTCACCCCAGAACCCTTTACATCTTGTAATCAATGGGCCTCACTACATTTCCCTATTCTTCTAtcacccttcccccgccccacgATGAGCTACCTGCGGGCTAGGGCTTTTTGAATTCCCAGAACGCAGCAGAGCCCTCGGCCCACAATCAAACGCTACCGACGACGCTAACGCGTCCTGAGCGTTAACCGAATGCCAGATACGGTTCTACCTGCTCTATCTGTATTAAGTCACTTAACCGACGGGAAAAGGAAGGACCGCTGGGGGAGGAAAGGGACATGGACACTGAGCCAGTAACTCAACCGAGGTGGGCCCGCCGGGCGGAGACGCCCCGGCCAAGCGCCGAGAGCAGTCCGGTGGGCCGGGCCGAGCCGGGCGGTGCGGAAGGTGCTCCCGCAGGAGCCGCACGCGCGCTCTTAGCCCACTTCCGACGCTCTGAAAGGGAAGGCGGCCCCGGAGGAGCTGGGAACTCGGCCACCACAGT
This genomic stretch from Phocoena phocoena chromosome 11, mPhoPho1.1, whole genome shotgun sequence harbors:
- the ITFG2 gene encoding KICSTOR complex protein ITFG2, encoding MRSVSYVQRVALEFSGSLFPHAICLGDVDNDTLNELVVGDTSGKLSVYKNDDSRPWLTCSCQGMLTCVGVGDVCNKGKNLVVAVSAEGWFHLCDLTPTKALDASGHHETLGGEEQRPVFKQHIPANTKVMLISDIDGDGCCELVVGYTDRVVRAFRWEDLGDGTEHLTGQLVSLKKWMLEGQVDSLSVTPGPMGLPELMVSQPGCAYAILLCTWNTDPGPPPTSEGPEEGTRETPAARDVVLHQTSGRIHNKNVSTHLIGNIKRGRSPKSGASGLFALCTLDGTLKLTEEADKLLWSVQVDHQLFALEKLDVTGNGHEEVVACAWDGQTYIIDHNRTVVRFQVDENVRAFCAGLYACKGGCNSPCLVYVTFNQKIYVYWEVQLERMESTNLLKVLEAEPEFCGLLRELGVDPDDLPAARALLHQTLYHPDGPPQCASPGLCDPS